One part of the Vicia villosa cultivar HV-30 ecotype Madison, WI linkage group LG6, Vvil1.0, whole genome shotgun sequence genome encodes these proteins:
- the LOC131614084 gene encoding uncharacterized protein LOC131614084: MAATTQTEEYVELKLLVNEESNKVVFAEAGKDFVDILCSFLTMPLGTIGRLSHRDSNMGSVTIGCLNSLYQSVADLEEVSLLTDSSKELLLQPKNSSEDYCCTLKINIDESQPTNYFITCVNCYCDRCPSLYISTSIDEHYKCRGTKRSVVLKHFCNGFVNCDATFVVTNDLVIMANSMVYTSFSLLKNSGIVTSSTKEVTVNVTKDKVLDLLKCALVSKSPLTDVFLGEKPSIERSRFFTSDDGNISNIQITIQLVIRKSDEKILFAHGEQDFADLLLSFLAYPLGGVVGKLKGCSSIGSIDGLYKSIVELDENKNFMSKEAKHQLVDPHLVLEFKSTTQILPINQSPVSFYCYYEGKCSKQSILDQQFFISNELRRDGGKYVSVKLVKDKENAGSKEGYVKGPTTYLVTDDLVIGPSSPISVLLLINRLQIPLADLKEKVVTIGMKECLSILKAALTSTSALTNALSHLLTEDKEKK, encoded by the exons ATGGCAGCTACCACTCAAACAGAGGAGTATGTTGAGTTGAAACTTCTAGTTAACGAAGAGAGTAATAAAGTTGTATTTGCTGAAGCAGGGAAGGACTTCGTTGACATTCTTTGTAGCTTCTTAACAATGCCTTTGGGAACTATTGGAAGACTTTCTCACAGAGATTCAAACATGGGATCAGTTACTATTGGTTGTCTAAACTCACTCTATCAAAGTGTAGCTGATCTTGAAGAAGTGTCTCTGTTGACCGATTCAAGCAAAGAATTGCTTTTGCAGCCTAAGAACTCGTCGGAAGATTATTGCTGCACTCTAAAGATTAACATTGACGAAAGTCAGCCCACAAACTACTTCATCACGTGTGTCAACTGTTATTGTGATCGCTGTCCCTCTCTTTATATAAGCACCTCCATAGATGAACACTATAAATGCCGAGGTACTAAGCGTTCAGTGGTCCTGAAACATTTCTGCAACggatttgttaactgtgatgctACTTTTGTCGTCACTAATGATTTAGTAATCATGGCCAACTCCATGGTTTATACAAGCTTTTCTCTGCTCAAGAATTCAGGAATAGTCACAAGTTCTACAAAAGAAGTTACAGTAAATGTCACTAAAGATAAG GTACTTGATCTCCTAAAGTGTGCTTTAGTCTCTAAGTCACCTTTGACTGATGTGTTTCTAGGAGAGAAACCTTCCATCGAGAGGTCTCGTTTTTTCACTAGTGATGATGGAAACATCAGTAATATCCAAATCACCATACAACTTGTTATAAGAAAATCAGATGAAAAGATATTGTTTGCTCATGGAGAGCAAGATTTTGCAGATTTACTATTAAGTTTTCTCGCGTATCCTTTAGGAGGTGTTGTGGGTAAGCTAAAAGGATGTAGTTCTATAGGAAGCATAGATGGATTATACAAAAGTATAGTTGAATTAGATGAAAACAAAAATTTCATGTCAAAAGAAGCAAAGCATCAGCTTGTTGATCCTCATTTGGTCCTGGAGTTCAAATCAACTACGCAAATATTACCTATAAACCAGTCACCAGTGAgtttttattgttattatgaAGGTAAATGTTCCAAGCAAAGTATTCTGGATCAGCAATTTTTCATAAGTAATGAATTAAGGAGAGATGGGGGAAAATATGTATCAGTGAAACTAGTTAAGGACAAAGAAAATGCAGGAAGTAAAGAAGGTTATGTGAAGGGACCAACAACTTACCTAGTTACAGATGACTTGGTTATTGGACCTTCATCTCCGATTTCGGTTCTACTATTAATCAATCGTTTGCAAATTCCTCTTGCTGACCTGAAGGAGAAGGTTGTAACCATTGGTATGAAGGAG TGTCTGAGTATATTGAAAGCTGCTTTGACCTCTACATCAGCTTTAACAAATGCTCTTAGTCACTTATTAACTGAAGATAAGGAGAAGAAATAA